One window of the Pedobacter ginsengisoli genome contains the following:
- a CDS encoding sigma-70 family RNA polymerase sigma factor: MSDKNTTDYGTNPLRIDEQMFETVYNLYWEKVYAVCYNNIREIEPAKEMVQDIFKSLWERRHELELEKVSNYLIRSAKFKTFEYIRNKVSRQKHVTIKMQYSCSSSNCTEEHVLFNNLKEKVNILVDTLPCQCKRVYKMSREQGLSNKEIASALLITERAVEYHITKAMSVLKIKLAPFNN, encoded by the coding sequence TTGTCAGACAAAAACACTACAGATTACGGCACCAATCCTCTCCGGATCGACGAACAAATGTTCGAAACCGTATATAATCTGTATTGGGAAAAGGTTTATGCTGTTTGTTATAACAATATCCGCGAAATAGAACCTGCAAAAGAAATGGTTCAGGATATTTTTAAATCACTGTGGGAAAGGCGCCATGAGTTAGAGCTTGAAAAAGTAAGTAACTATTTAATCAGGTCGGCCAAGTTCAAAACATTCGAATACATCAGAAATAAAGTTAGCAGGCAGAAACACGTAACCATTAAAATGCAATATTCATGCTCATCAAGCAATTGCACAGAGGAACATGTTTTATTTAATAATCTTAAAGAAAAGGTAAATATTCTTGTTGATACACTTCCATGTCAATGCAAAAGAGTTTATAAGATGAGCAGGGAACAAGGCCTTAGCAATAAAGAGATTGCATCAGCTCTTTTAATTACAGAGCGCGCGGTTGAATACCACATTACCAAAGCAATGAGCGTACTTAAAATTAAATTAGCTCCGTTTAATAATTAA
- a CDS encoding enolase C-terminal domain-like protein, whose translation MIKKINIQDARFPLAKGAGSDAIHRDPIYSYAVTNLLDDSGLVGTGFAFTLGEGNDLVCKAAQFYAEQLKGRDIEELMSDFGNVFNQLSNEQQFRWLGPHKGIVHLALASVTNACYDLWAKKRGLPLWKLLTDLSPQEIVNTLDLSYLEDELTVAQALQLLTDNEPGKESRKQITAQGYPGYDTSIGWFNYSDDKVRENCKKAIAEGFTAMKLKVGSTDPQRDIRRSHIVREVAGDNVKVMLDANQQWTLPQALKICKELQGMNPYWIEEPTHPDDVLAHKTLADAIAPTKLALGEHVPNRIIFKNYLQTGSAGFMQVDAVRVGGVSEFITVSLLCRKYGIPVVPHVGDMGQLHQHLVLFNHITMGHEALFLEHIPHLQKHFVNPVIIEGGVYKTPMEPGSSSDLKPLS comes from the coding sequence ATGATTAAAAAGATAAATATACAGGATGCAAGGTTTCCATTAGCCAAGGGAGCAGGCAGCGATGCCATACATCGCGACCCCATATATTCTTACGCAGTAACGAATCTGCTTGATGATAGTGGTCTTGTGGGAACGGGTTTTGCATTTACTCTTGGAGAGGGAAATGATCTTGTATGCAAAGCTGCACAGTTTTATGCAGAGCAGCTTAAAGGAAGAGATATTGAGGAATTGATGTCTGATTTTGGAAATGTATTTAATCAGTTGTCCAACGAGCAGCAGTTTCGCTGGTTAGGGCCACATAAAGGTATTGTACATTTGGCACTTGCCTCTGTTACCAACGCCTGTTATGACCTTTGGGCTAAAAAGAGAGGGCTGCCACTTTGGAAATTATTAACTGATTTGTCGCCACAGGAAATAGTTAATACACTCGATCTGTCTTATTTGGAAGATGAACTTACGGTTGCCCAGGCTTTACAGCTATTAACTGATAATGAACCGGGAAAGGAATCGCGTAAGCAAATTACTGCGCAGGGCTACCCTGGATATGACACTTCAATAGGATGGTTCAATTATTCAGATGATAAGGTTCGTGAAAATTGTAAAAAGGCCATTGCAGAGGGGTTTACTGCAATGAAACTGAAGGTAGGGAGTACAGATCCTCAAAGAGATATCCGCAGATCGCACATTGTGCGTGAAGTAGCGGGCGATAATGTGAAGGTGATGCTTGATGCAAACCAGCAATGGACATTACCACAGGCGCTAAAAATATGTAAAGAGCTACAGGGTATGAACCCTTATTGGATTGAAGAGCCAACCCACCCTGACGATGTGCTTGCACATAAAACACTTGCCGATGCTATTGCCCCAACTAAGCTGGCATTAGGAGAACATGTGCCAAACCGGATTATCTTTAAGAACTATCTGCAAACCGGATCTGCTGGTTTTATGCAGGTAGATGCAGTAAGAGTGGGTGGAGTAAGTGAATTTATTACCGTAAGTCTGCTATGCCGAAAATATGGAATTCCAGTAGTTCCACATGTTGGCGATATGGGACAGCTTCATCAGCACCTGGTATTGTTTAACCACATTACAATGGGGCATGAGGCTTTGTTTCTAGAGCATATTCCACATCTGCAAAAGCATTTTGTAAATCCGGTAATTATAGAAGGCGGGGTATATAAAACACCAATGGAACCTGGCAGTAGCAGTGACCTGAAGCCATTAAGTTAA
- a CDS encoding sodium:solute symporter, whose product MLKSLDLSITILYILGILVIGLWAGISHRRKSKANAAGEYFLAGKTLKWPAIGLALFATNISTVHLVSLAQSGFDSGLLNGNFEWMAAFTLILLSLFFVPFYIKSGVATLPDFLEKRYDRSSRDWLAIISVVSAIIIHIAFSMLAGGIVLKTLFGLNMYVSVIVICIITAIYTIIGGLKAVVVTESIQTVVLLTGAFIISYAAFHKMGGWGPMTEVLKSKGELDKLSMMRPHGDSSGMPWYTVFLGYPILGIWYWCADQTIVQRVLGAKDENHARIGPLFCGFIKILPVFIFVLPGLLAYTLAQSGHLDVSSLGLDDKGNVNSKGIYTLMITQLLPSGLIGILVAALLSGLMSQVSGALNSISTMVSYDMYQRYRPEASDKQLIRIGKISAGVAMVFSLALLPMLDKYESIFSGINDVIAHIAPPITCVFLLGVFWKGASAQSAKLTLWIGSALGVVVFAINKIFPETLIGHIPFMMMAFYLFCTCVIIQISFSYIYPVQHTEESSQLYWKSPLEPLRGPAWKGLGNYKVLSGLLLLVTGVLYYIFR is encoded by the coding sequence ATGTTAAAATCACTAGACTTAAGTATTACTATCCTCTATATCCTGGGCATTTTAGTCATAGGCTTATGGGCAGGGATCAGCCATCGGCGTAAAAGCAAGGCAAATGCTGCCGGTGAATATTTTCTGGCAGGTAAAACCTTAAAGTGGCCGGCAATAGGTCTGGCACTTTTTGCTACAAATATTTCTACTGTTCATTTGGTAAGCCTGGCGCAAAGCGGATTCGACAGTGGCCTGCTTAATGGTAATTTTGAATGGATGGCTGCTTTTACACTTATCTTGTTGTCGCTGTTCTTTGTTCCATTTTATATTAAATCAGGCGTGGCTACCCTGCCAGATTTTCTGGAAAAACGCTATGATCGTTCCAGTCGCGACTGGCTGGCTATTATTTCAGTAGTCTCGGCAATAATTATTCATATCGCGTTCTCTATGCTGGCGGGAGGTATTGTTCTAAAAACGCTTTTTGGACTAAACATGTATGTAAGCGTAATCGTTATCTGTATAATTACAGCTATTTATACCATTATAGGCGGACTAAAAGCAGTGGTAGTAACCGAGTCTATTCAGACCGTGGTTTTACTTACCGGGGCCTTTATTATTAGTTATGCTGCCTTCCATAAAATGGGCGGATGGGGGCCAATGACCGAAGTGTTGAAAAGCAAAGGTGAATTGGATAAGCTCTCGATGATGCGCCCGCATGGCGATAGCAGCGGCATGCCCTGGTATACCGTATTTTTAGGCTACCCTATTTTGGGAATCTGGTACTGGTGTGCTGATCAGACTATTGTGCAACGTGTGCTTGGTGCTAAAGATGAGAACCATGCAAGAATAGGTCCTTTATTTTGCGGATTTATAAAGATATTACCCGTTTTTATCTTCGTTTTACCTGGGCTACTGGCTTATACTTTAGCGCAATCAGGACATTTAGATGTAAGTAGTTTAGGCCTGGATGATAAGGGGAATGTAAATTCAAAAGGGATCTATACGCTGATGATAACCCAGTTATTGCCATCAGGACTAATTGGCATTTTGGTAGCGGCACTTTTATCTGGCTTGATGAGTCAGGTTTCAGGAGCACTGAATTCCATTTCAACCATGGTGAGTTACGATATGTATCAGCGTTATCGACCTGAAGCATCAGATAAACAATTGATAAGGATAGGTAAAATATCAGCAGGTGTTGCCATGGTGTTTTCATTGGCATTACTGCCTATGCTTGATAAGTATGAAAGTATATTTAGCGGTATTAATGATGTTATAGCCCATATAGCGCCTCCAATTACTTGTGTGTTTTTGCTAGGAGTGTTTTGGAAGGGTGCATCAGCCCAATCGGCTAAATTAACTTTGTGGATAGGTTCAGCTTTAGGTGTAGTGGTGTTCGCCATTAACAAAATATTTCCTGAAACGCTTATCGGTCATATACCTTTTATGATGATGGCATTCTATCTTTTTTGCACCTGTGTGATTATTCAGATAAGTTTTTCTTACATATATCCGGTGCAGCATACAGAAGAAAGTTCCCAGCTCTATTGGAAATCGCCATTGGAACCTCTTCGAGGCCCTGCCTGGAAAGGGTTAGGAAATTATAAAGTATTGTCGGGCTTACTTTTGTTAGTTACCGGGGTGTTGTACTATATATTCAGATAA
- a CDS encoding L-rhamnose mutarotase, protein MKKYLLIVFFAGLFLAGCKEKTESVDVKRFGSVTGLKPEKMDYYKELHANAWPSVLKKIKECNIRNYSIYLQKIGDAYYLFSYFEYTGANFDADMKKMADDPNTQKWWKETDPCQQPLPETAAKKQIWTNMEEVFHTD, encoded by the coding sequence ATGAAAAAATATCTTCTTATTGTATTTTTTGCCGGCCTTTTTCTGGCGGGCTGTAAAGAGAAAACAGAATCGGTTGATGTAAAACGATTTGGTTCGGTAACAGGGTTAAAACCCGAAAAAATGGACTACTACAAGGAATTGCATGCCAATGCCTGGCCCTCTGTTCTGAAAAAAATAAAGGAATGTAACATCAGGAATTACTCTATCTACCTGCAAAAAATAGGAGATGCATATTATCTGTTTAGCTATTTTGAATACACGGGAGCCAATTTTGATGCTGATATGAAAAAGATGGCAGATGATCCAAATACTCAAAAATGGTGGAAAGAAACAGATCCATGCCAGCAGCCATTACCAGAAACGGCAGCCAAAAAGCAGATCTGGACAAATATGGAAGAGGTTTTCCATACCGATTAA
- a CDS encoding SDR family NAD(P)-dependent oxidoreductase — MQLLSGKVIFLTGGSTGIGLECAKAYAEAGANVVVAASSAQPVADALSLLGSSHLGIVCDVSKANEVESAIAQTLAYYGGLDAIHNNAGIASPSKPLHETSDEEWEQLMNVNLKSVLHTTRFGFEALKESKGCILNTSSLVGEIGQDNHAAYTATKGGMNALTKSMALDYAQYKIRVNAVLPAGVWTPMLRQWSKEQSNTASIEQYLDDIHPLGYCPEGDVIADACVFLLSEKARFITGTILPISGGAELGYRSVR; from the coding sequence ATGCAATTATTATCCGGTAAAGTTATTTTTCTCACGGGAGGCTCGACAGGGATTGGTTTAGAGTGTGCAAAGGCTTATGCTGAGGCTGGAGCTAATGTGGTTGTTGCTGCATCTTCGGCCCAACCTGTTGCAGATGCCCTGAGTCTATTAGGTTCTTCGCATCTTGGAATTGTATGTGATGTATCGAAAGCTAATGAAGTTGAAAGTGCTATTGCGCAAACCCTGGCGTATTATGGCGGGCTGGATGCAATACACAATAATGCAGGTATTGCATCGCCTTCTAAACCCCTGCACGAAACCAGTGATGAGGAGTGGGAGCAACTTATGAATGTGAATTTGAAGAGTGTACTGCATACAACCCGATTTGGATTTGAAGCATTAAAGGAATCAAAAGGATGTATTTTAAATACAAGCAGCCTTGTTGGGGAGATTGGACAGGACAATCATGCAGCATATACAGCAACTAAAGGGGGGATGAATGCGCTTACCAAATCCATGGCATTGGATTATGCTCAGTATAAAATAAGGGTAAATGCTGTTTTGCCAGCTGGAGTATGGACCCCAATGTTAAGGCAATGGAGTAAGGAGCAATCAAATACAGCATCAATTGAGCAATATCTTGATGATATCCACCCTTTGGGTTATTGCCCTGAAGGAGATGTAATTGCTGATGCCTGTGTTTTTCTGCTTTCGGAAAAAGCAAGATTTATTACAGGAACAATTTTACCGATTAGCGGGGGTGCGGAACTTGGTTATAGATCGGTAAGATAA
- the rplM gene encoding 50S ribosomal protein L13, producing MNTLSYKTVSANAKTVNKQWVVVDAQGEILGRLSSKIAMIIRGKNKPEYTPHVDCGDNVIVINADKVKLTGNKLSEKIYTSYTGYPGGQRFISPKELLAKHPKRVIEKAVRGMLPKTKLGAKLYTNLYVYAGSEHPHAAQSPKTIKL from the coding sequence GTGAATACGTTAAGTTACAAAACTGTCTCTGCCAATGCAAAAACTGTTAACAAACAGTGGGTTGTTGTTGACGCACAAGGCGAGATTTTGGGGCGCTTGTCATCGAAGATCGCAATGATCATCCGTGGTAAAAACAAGCCTGAGTATACCCCACACGTAGACTGCGGTGATAACGTTATCGTTATTAATGCAGACAAGGTTAAGTTGACAGGAAATAAATTGTCAGAAAAAATTTATACTTCTTACACCGGATACCCAGGTGGTCAACGTTTCATTTCTCCAAAAGAGTTATTGGCAAAACACCCAAAACGTGTTATCGAGAAAGCTGTTCGTGGTATGTTACCTAAAACTAAACTTGGTGCTAAATTATACACCAACTTATATGTTTATGCAGGTTCAGAGCATCCTCACGCGGCACAATCACCAAAAACCATTAAACTTTAA